One Helicobacter pylori NQ4053 genomic region harbors:
- a CDS encoding asparaginase, which produces MRVFLKFLILLFCLKGQVMAQNLPTIALLATGGTIAGSSVDASLGSYKSGELGVKELLKAIPSLNKIARIQGEQVSNIGSQDMNEEVWFKLAKRAQELLDNSRIQGVVITHGTDTLEESAYFLNLVLRSTKPVVLVGAMRNAASLSADGALNLYNAVSVAIDEKSANKGVLVVMDDTIFSAREVIKTHTTHTSTFKALNSGAIGSVYYGKVRYYMQPLRKHTIESEFSLLELKTPLPKVDIIYTHAGMTPDLFQASLKSHAKGVVIAGVGNGNVSAGLLKAMQEASQMGVVIVRSSRVGSGEITSGEIDDKAFITSDNLNPQKARVLLQLALTKTNDKAKIQEMFEEY; this is translated from the coding sequence ATGAGAGTGTTTTTGAAATTTTTGATTCTCTTATTTTGTTTGAAGGGGCAAGTTATGGCTCAAAATTTACCCACCATTGCTTTATTAGCGACAGGGGGGACGATTGCAGGGAGTAGCGTTGATGCGAGCTTGGGTAGTTATAAGAGCGGTGAATTGGGTGTCAAAGAGCTTTTGAAGGCTATCCCCAGTCTCAACAAGATCGCTCGCATTCAAGGGGAGCAGGTTTCTAACATCGGCTCACAAGACATGAATGAAGAGGTATGGTTCAAACTCGCCAAACGCGCCCAAGAGTTGCTAGATAATAGCCGTATTCAAGGCGTGGTCATCACGCATGGAACGGACACTTTAGAAGAGAGCGCGTATTTTTTAAATTTGGTTTTACGCTCCACAAAACCGGTCGTGCTAGTGGGAGCGATGCGTAACGCTGCTTCTTTGAGTGCGGATGGGGCTTTGAATTTATATAATGCTGTGAGCGTGGCGATCGATGAAAAAAGCGCGAATAAGGGCGTGTTGGTGGTGATGGACGATACTATTTTTAGCGCTAGAGAAGTAATTAAAACGCACACCACCCACACTTCCACCTTTAAAGCCTTAAATAGCGGTGCGATAGGGAGCGTGTATTATGGTAAAGTGCGCTATTACATGCAGCCTTTAAGAAAACACACCATAGAGAGCGAATTTTCTCTTTTAGAGCTAAAAACCCCCCTGCCTAAAGTGGATATTATTTACACGCATGCTGGCATGACACCCGATTTATTCCAAGCGAGCCTGAAATCGCATGCAAAAGGCGTTGTGATAGCCGGGGTGGGTAATGGGAATGTGAGCGCTGGGTTGTTAAAAGCGATGCAAGAAGCGAGCCAAATGGGGGTGGTTATTGTTCGTTCTAGCAGGGTAGGCAGCGGTGAGATTACTTCAGGCGAGATTGATGACAAGGCCTTTATCACAAGCGACAATTTAAACCCCCAAAAAGCCAGGGTGCTTTTACAACTCGCTCTAACCAAAACGAATGATAAGGCAAAAATCCAAGAAATGTTTGAAGAGTATTAA
- the sabA gene encoding Hop family adhesin SabA gives MFTLSLSLASSLLRAEDNGFFVGAGYQIGEAVQMVKNTGELKNLNDKYEQLSQYLNQVASLKQSIQNANNIELVNSSLNYLKSFTNNNYNSTTQSPIFNAVQAVITSVLGFWSLYAGNYFTFFVGNKDSKQSANVQGNPPFKTIIDNCSGIENCAMNETTYNEMKKLAESLQAAQQNATTKGNNLCALSGCATTQGQPSSTVSSALETAQKLMDLIASTRTAMMWKNIVISGVSNTSGAITSTNYPTQYAVFNNIKAMIPILQQAVTLSQSNHTLSTSLQAQATGSQTNPNFAKDIYNLAQNQKQVISYAQDIFNLFSSIPAEQYKYLEKAYLKIPNIGQTPTNPYRQVVNLNQEVQTIKNNVSYYGNRVDAALSVAKDVYNLKSNQANIVTAYSNANNLSQEISKLPYNQVNTKDIVTLPHDQNAPAAGQYNYQINPEQQSNLNQALAAMSNNPFKKVGMISSQNNNGALNGLGVQVGYKQFFGESKRWGLRYYGFFDYNHGYIKSSFFNSSSDIWTYGGGSDLLVNIINDSITRKNNKLSVGLFGGIQLAGTTWLNSQYVNLTAFNNPYSAKVNTSNFQFLFNLGLRTNLATAKKKDSEHSAQHGIELGIKIPTITTNYYSFLGTQLQYRRLYSVYLNYVFAY, from the coding sequence ATTTTTACTCTCTCTCTCTCTCTCGCTTCATCGCTTTTGCGTGCTGAAGACAACGGCTTTTTTGTGGGCGCGGGCTATCAAATCGGCGAAGCGGTACAAATGGTCAAAAACACTGGTGAATTGAAAAATTTGAACGACAAATACGAGCAATTGAGCCAGTATTTGAATCAAGTGGCTTCGTTGAAGCAAAGCATTCAAAACGCCAACAACATTGAGCTGGTCAATAGCTCTTTAAATTATTTAAAAAGCTTTACCAACAACAACTACAACAGCACCACCCAATCGCCCATCTTTAACGCCGTGCAAGCCGTTATCACTTCGGTATTGGGTTTTTGGAGTCTTTATGCGGGGAACTACTTCACTTTTTTTGTGGGTAATAAGGATAGTAAACAATCCGCTAATGTCCAAGGTAACCCTCCTTTTAAAACGATTATAGACAACTGCTCAGGAATTGAAAACTGCGCGATGAATGAAACCACTTATAATGAGATGAAAAAGCTCGCTGAAAGCCTCCAAGCAGCCCAACAAAACGCTACCACTAAAGGCAACAATCTTTGCGCTTTATCCGGATGCGCTACAACACAAGGCCAACCAAGCTCAACCGTAAGCAGCGCTCTTGAAACCGCGCAAAAGCTTATGGATTTAATCGCAAGCACTAGGACGGCTATGATGTGGAAAAATATCGTCATCAGTGGCGTTTCAAATACATCCGGTGCTATCACATCCACTAATTACCCAACGCAATATGCGGTGTTTAACAACATCAAGGCGATGATACCCATCTTGCAACAAGCGGTTACGCTTTCTCAAAGCAACCACACATTATCCACTAGCTTGCAAGCTCAAGCTACAGGATCTCAAACAAACCCTAATTTCGCTAAAGACATCTACAATCTCGCTCAAAACCAAAAGCAAGTCATCTCTTACGCTCAAGATATTTTCAACCTCTTTAGTTCTATCCCTGCAGAGCAGTATAAGTATCTAGAGAAAGCTTATTTGAAAATACCCAATATCGGTCAAACTCCTACTAACCCTTACAGACAGGTGGTGAATTTAAACCAAGAAGTTCAGACGATTAAAAACAATGTGAGTTATTATGGTAACCGTGTGGATGCGGCTTTAAGCGTGGCTAAAGATGTTTATAACCTAAAATCCAATCAAGCAAACATTGTAACAGCCTATAGCAACGCTAATAATCTAAGCCAAGAGATTTCTAAACTCCCCTATAACCAAGTCAATACAAAAGACATTGTTACACTGCCTCACGATCAAAACGCTCCGGCAGCGGGCCAATACAACTACCAAATCAACCCAGAGCAGCAATCCAATCTTAATCAAGCTTTAGCAGCGATGAGCAATAACCCCTTTAAAAAAGTGGGCATGATCAGCTCTCAAAACAATAACGGCGCTTTGAATGGGCTTGGCGTGCAAGTGGGCTATAAGCAATTCTTTGGCGAAAGCAAAAGATGGGGGTTAAGGTATTATGGTTTCTTTGATTACAACCACGGCTATATCAAATCCAGCTTTTTTAATTCGTCTTCTGATATTTGGACTTATGGCGGTGGGAGCGATTTGTTAGTGAATATTATCAACGATAGCATCACAAGAAAGAACAACAAGCTTTCTGTGGGTCTTTTTGGAGGTATCCAACTAGCAGGGACTACATGGCTTAATTCTCAATACGTGAATTTAACCGCGTTCAATAACCCTTACAGCGCGAAAGTCAATACTTCCAATTTCCAATTTTTGTTCAATTTGGGTTTGAGAACCAATCTCGCTACAGCTAAGAAAAAAGATAGTGAGCATTCCGCGCAACATGGCATTGAATTAGGCATTAAAATCCCCACCATTACCACGAATTACTATTCTTTTCTAGGCACTCAATTGCAATACAGAAGGCTCTATAGCGTGTACCTCAATTATGTGTTCGCTTATTAA
- a CDS encoding outer membrane beta-barrel protein gives MGRIESKKRLKALIFLASLGVLWGNATEKTPFFKTKNHIYLGFRLGTGANTRTSMWQQAYKDNPTCPGSVCYGEKLEARYKGGKNLSYTGQIGDEIAIDKYHILGLRVWGDIEYAKAQLGQKVGGNTLLSQANYNPSAIKTYDIASNAQGSLNLQKTPNPQDFLFNNGHFMAFGLNVNVFVNLPIDTLLKLALKTEKMLFFKIGVFGGGGVEYAILWSSQYQNQNTHQDDKFFAAGGGFFVNFGGSLYIGKHNRFNVGLKIPYYSLSTQSWKNFGASNVWQQQTIRQNFSVFRNKEVFVSYAFLF, from the coding sequence ATGGGTAGAATTGAATCAAAAAAGCGTTTGAAAGCGCTCATTTTTTTAGCCAGTTTGGGGGTTTTGTGGGGCAATGCTACTGAAAAAACGCCTTTTTTTAAAACCAAAAACCACATTTATCTAGGTTTTAGGCTAGGCACAGGGGCTAACACGCGCACAAGCATGTGGCAACAAGCCTATAAAGACAACCCCACTTGCCCTGGTAGCGTGTGTTATGGCGAGAAATTAGAAGCCCGTTATAAGGGAGGTAAAAACCTGTCTTATACCGGGCAAATAGGCGATGAAATCGCTATTGATAAATACCATATTTTAGGCTTAAGGGTGTGGGGGGATATAGAATACGCTAAAGCGCAATTAGGTCAAAAAGTGGGGGGTAACACCCTTTTATCCCAAGCGAATTACAACCCAAGCGCGATTAAAACCTACGATATTGCTTCAAACGCTCAAGGCTCTTTGAATTTGCAAAAAACCCCAAACCCTCAAGATTTTCTCTTCAATAACGGGCATTTCATGGCGTTTGGTTTGAACGTGAATGTGTTTGTCAATCTCCCTATAGACACCCTTTTAAAACTCGCTTTAAAAACAGAAAAAATGCTGTTTTTTAAAATAGGCGTGTTTGGTGGGGGTGGGGTGGAATACGCAATCTTGTGGAGTTCTCAATATCAAAATCAAAATACCCATCAAGATGATAAATTTTTTGCAGCGGGTGGGGGGTTTTTTGTGAATTTTGGAGGCTCTTTGTATATAGGCAAACACAACCGCTTCAATGTGGGGCTAAAAATCCCTTATTATAGCTTGAGCACGCAAAGTTGGAAAAACTTCGGTGCTAGCAATGTGTGGCAACAACAAACGATCCGACAAAACTTCAGCGTTTTTAGGAATAAAGAAGTTTTTGTCAGCTACGCGTTCTTGTTTTAG
- a CDS encoding tRNA dihydrouridine synthase — MDFKNKKWLFLAPLAGYTDLPFRSVVKKFGVDVTTSEMVSSHSLVYAFDKTSKMLEKSPLEDHFMAQISGSKESVVKEAVEKINALDHVNGIDFNCGCPAPKVANHGNGSGLLKDLNHLVKILKVIRENTNKKITSVKVRLGFEKKIPKEIAHALNDAPVDYVVVHGRTRSDKYQKDKIDYESIALMKKILKKPVIANGEIDSVKKAFEVLQITQADGLMIGRAALRAPWIFWQIRNNTTKLPAVVKKDLVLEHFDKMVEFYGDRGVIMFRKNLHAYAKGEMQASAFRNCVNTLTEIKSMRESIEEFFNQEMLQSEVPLWVELNQKSV, encoded by the coding sequence ATGGACTTTAAGAATAAAAAATGGCTTTTTCTAGCCCCTCTAGCAGGCTATACGGATTTGCCTTTCAGGAGCGTGGTGAAAAAATTTGGCGTGGATGTTACCACAAGCGAAATGGTGAGCTCGCATTCGTTGGTGTATGCGTTTGATAAAACTTCTAAAATGTTAGAAAAATCCCCTTTAGAAGATCATTTCATGGCGCAAATTTCAGGCTCTAAAGAAAGCGTAGTCAAGGAAGCGGTTGAAAAAATCAACGCTTTAGATCATGTGAATGGGATTGATTTTAATTGCGGTTGTCCTGCCCCTAAAGTGGCTAATCATGGTAACGGGAGCGGGCTATTGAAGGATTTAAACCACTTGGTGAAGATTTTAAAAGTGATTAGAGAAAACACCAATAAAAAAATCACAAGCGTGAAAGTGCGTTTAGGTTTTGAAAAGAAAATCCCTAAAGAAATCGCTCATGCCTTAAATGATGCGCCGGTGGATTATGTGGTGGTGCATGGGAGGACACGAAGCGACAAATACCAAAAAGACAAAATAGATTATGAAAGCATTGCTTTAATGAAAAAGATTTTAAAAAAGCCCGTGATAGCCAATGGCGAAATTGACAGCGTGAAAAAGGCTTTTGAAGTTTTGCAAATCACTCAAGCGGATGGGCTAATGATAGGGCGAGCGGCCTTAAGAGCCCCATGGATATTTTGGCAAATCAGAAACAACACCACAAAATTGCCCGCAGTCGTGAAAAAAGATTTGGTTTTAGAACATTTTGATAAAATGGTGGAGTTTTATGGGGATAGGGGGGTGATCATGTTTAGGAAAAATTTGCATGCTTACGCTAAGGGCGAAATGCAAGCGAGCGCGTTTCGTAACTGCGTCAATACCCTTACAGAAATAAAGAGCATGCGAGAGAGCATAGAGGAATTTTTTAATCAAGAAATGTTGCAAAGTGAAGTGCCATTATGGGTAGAATTGAATCAAAAAAGCGTTTGA
- the tilS gene encoding tRNA lysidine(34) synthetase TilS, whose amino-acid sequence MTARDFKPYLEPLREGQNLLGFSGGLDSTCLFHLLVGENIAFDIALVDYNTQKQRLEIIQHAQKLAKTHHKKCYIHHAQKIARNFEMQARKVRYDFFETLIKEHSYKHLILAHHLNDRLEWFLMQLSKGAGLNTLLSFQAYEKRESYAIVRPLLYTPKDTLKTLAKDREFFEDDSNSSLKFKRNFFRKHYANSLMQDYSKGIIQSFKFLDQEKERLYSLMPVSQRHGITFFKYSQNALFMVDKILKQKGYVLSFPQKEEIKRHFFSLEIAQKFIIESDKEHVFIALKPPKTLSMPKDFKDRARRLDIPKRLRPVLYAEFLKQPTHGFLTRFKQSLINL is encoded by the coding sequence TTGACAGCGCGAGATTTTAAGCCCTATTTAGAGCCTTTAAGAGAGGGTCAGAATTTATTGGGTTTTTCAGGTGGGTTGGATTCTACTTGCTTGTTCCATCTTTTAGTTGGAGAAAACATCGCTTTTGACATCGCTTTAGTGGATTATAACACGCAAAAACAACGCCTTGAAATCATCCAACACGCTCAAAAACTCGCAAAAACACACCATAAAAAATGCTACATCCATCACGCTCAAAAAATCGCGCGCAATTTTGAAATGCAAGCGAGAAAAGTTCGTTATGATTTTTTTGAAACCTTAATCAAAGAGCATTCTTACAAGCATTTGATTTTAGCGCACCATTTGAATGACAGGCTAGAATGGTTTTTGATGCAATTGAGTAAAGGCGCCGGACTAAACACGCTTTTAAGCTTTCAAGCCTATGAAAAAAGAGAATCTTATGCGATTGTTCGCCCCTTGCTCTACACCCCTAAAGACACCCTTAAAACGCTCGCTAAAGATCGGGAATTTTTTGAAGACGATTCTAATTCTTCTTTAAAATTCAAACGCAATTTTTTCAGGAAACATTACGCTAACTCTTTGATGCAAGATTATTCTAAGGGCATTATCCAAAGTTTTAAATTTTTGGATCAAGAAAAAGAGCGGCTTTATTCTTTGATGCCCGTTTCACAAAGGCATGGGATCACTTTTTTTAAGTATTCGCAAAACGCGCTGTTTATGGTGGATAAAATCTTAAAGCAAAAGGGGTATGTGTTGAGCTTTCCTCAAAAAGAAGAAATCAAACGCCATTTTTTTAGCTTAGAAATCGCTCAAAAATTCATCATTGAAAGCGATAAAGAGCATGTGTTTATCGCTCTTAAACCCCCAAAAACTTTAAGCATGCCAAAGGATTTTAAAGACAGAGCTAGGAGGTTGGATATCCCTAAACGCTTACGGCCTGTTTTATACGCAGAGTTTTTAAAACAACCAACGCATGGTTTTTTAACCCGTTTCAAACAGAGTTTAATCAATCTATAA
- a CDS encoding HP0729 family protein has translation MNHLLILYNPYYQKDVIQQHLSVLQEKSQVGFGKIRSKLNDQEKHDSLEEIYKATNEKNFLQLFLTDYANLFAAKVIKVSKEIDEGLIPSYYKEKNLEVEDFFIISDLRELVREDFSLLRDQFLANFIAPNNHTYAIYGNNYVYPLPVKLKEERSYFLGDEKHYLSVYKSKEYLTMQENFMRFVFGKRLFYLLHPDSINNIIHAELELLQSENDLLNDFTSIIVKYTKTLEYEIYTFAKQVLLKACENDPNLYDLAYKVQGKSLILEDFFAKKPNLGTMKFLLKHEKVQYHLEENLKRFINYPFQKSLSIIQNIRNEAVHEKAPGLNEVEKLRNEILGIEGASLLKGILTHKETS, from the coding sequence ATGAACCACCTTTTAATCCTTTATAACCCTTACTATCAAAAAGATGTGATCCAACAACATTTAAGCGTTTTACAGGAAAAATCCCAAGTGGGCTTTGGTAAAATCCGATCAAAGCTCAACGATCAAGAAAAGCACGACTCCTTAGAAGAAATTTACAAAGCCACCAATGAAAAAAATTTTTTGCAGCTTTTTTTGACCGATTACGCTAATTTATTTGCCGCTAAGGTGATAAAGGTTTCTAAAGAGATTGATGAGGGTTTGATTCCTAGTTACTATAAAGAAAAAAATTTGGAAGTGGAAGACTTTTTTATTATCAGCGATTTAAGGGAATTAGTCAGGGAAGACTTCAGCCTTTTAAGGGATCAATTTTTAGCCAATTTCATCGCCCCAAACAACCACACTTACGCCATTTATGGGAATAATTATGTCTATCCTTTGCCGGTTAAGTTAAAAGAAGAGCGTTCTTATTTTTTAGGCGATGAAAAGCATTATCTGAGCGTGTATAAAAGCAAAGAATATTTAACCATGCAAGAAAATTTCATGCGTTTTGTTTTTGGAAAAAGGCTTTTTTACCTCTTACACCCTGATAGCATCAATAATATCATTCATGCAGAATTGGAGCTTTTACAAAGCGAAAACGATCTTTTGAATGATTTTACCAGCATCATCGTCAAATACACCAAAACCTTAGAATACGAAATTTATACTTTTGCTAAACAAGTTCTTTTAAAGGCTTGCGAAAACGATCCCAACCTTTATGATTTAGCTTATAAAGTCCAAGGAAAATCTTTGATACTTGAAGATTTTTTCGCTAAAAAGCCCAATCTTGGGACCATGAAATTCCTACTCAAACACGAAAAAGTCCAATACCATTTAGAAGAAAACTTAAAGAGATTCATCAATTATCCTTTTCAAAAAAGCCTAAGCATTATTCAAAACATCCGCAACGAAGCCGTCCATGAAAAAGCTCCAGGTTTGAATGAAGTGGAAAAACTCAGGAATGAAATTTTAGGCATAGAAGGCGCAAGCTTACTAAAAGGCATTTTAACCCACAAGGAAACTTCATAA
- the rimO gene encoding 30S ribosomal protein S12 methylthiotransferase RimO, which translates to MQVKENKQLCLISLGCSKNLVDSEVMLGKLYNYTLTNDAKKADVILINTCGFIESAKQESIQTILNAAKDKKEGAILIASGCLSERYKDEIKELIPEVDIFTGVGDYDKIDILIAKKQNQFSEQVFLSEHYNARIITGSSVHAYVKISEGCNQKCSFCAIPSFKGKLQSRELDSILKEVEDLALKGYKDMTFIAQDSSSFLYDKGQKDGLIQLISAIDKQQALKSARILYLYPSSTTLELIGAIESSLIFQNYFDMPIQHISDSMLKKMRRNSSQAHHLKLLDAMKQVKESFIRSTIIVGHPEENESEFEELSAFLDEFQFDRLNIFAFSAEENTHAYSLEKVPKKIINARIKALNKIALKHQNHSFKALLNKPIKALVEHKEGEYFYKARDLRWAPEVDGEILINDSALTTPLQPGHYTIMPSAFKDNILLAKVLSPF; encoded by the coding sequence ATGCAAGTTAAAGAAAACAAACAACTCTGCTTGATCTCATTAGGTTGTTCTAAAAATTTAGTGGATTCAGAAGTGATGTTAGGCAAGCTTTATAATTACACGCTCACTAATGACGCTAAAAAAGCCGATGTGATTTTGATCAACACTTGCGGGTTTATTGAAAGCGCTAAACAAGAGAGTATCCAAACCATTCTCAACGCCGCTAAAGACAAAAAAGAGGGAGCGATTTTGATTGCGAGCGGGTGCTTGAGCGAGCGCTATAAAGATGAAATCAAAGAGCTGATCCCTGAAGTGGATATTTTTACCGGCGTGGGGGATTATGACAAGATTGATATTTTGATCGCTAAAAAACAAAACCAGTTCAGCGAGCAAGTGTTTTTAAGCGAGCATTATAACGCGCGCATCATCACGGGATCGAGCGTGCATGCTTATGTTAAAATTTCTGAGGGCTGTAACCAAAAATGCTCTTTTTGCGCTATCCCTAGCTTTAAGGGGAAATTGCAAAGCAGGGAATTAGACTCCATTTTAAAAGAAGTAGAAGATCTAGCCCTTAAAGGCTATAAGGATATGACTTTTATCGCTCAAGATTCTAGCTCATTTTTATACGATAAGGGGCAAAAAGACGGCTTGATCCAGCTGATTAGTGCGATTGACAAACAACAAGCCTTAAAGAGCGCTCGTATTTTATACCTCTACCCCTCTAGCACCACTTTAGAGCTGATTGGCGCGATTGAAAGCTCGCTTATTTTTCAAAATTATTTTGACATGCCCATCCAGCATATCAGCGACTCCATGCTCAAAAAGATGCGGCGCAACTCCAGCCAAGCGCACCATTTAAAGCTTTTAGATGCCATGAAACAGGTTAAAGAAAGCTTTATAAGAAGCACGATCATTGTAGGGCATCCAGAAGAAAATGAGAGCGAATTTGAAGAATTGAGCGCGTTTTTAGACGAGTTCCAGTTTGACAGATTGAATATTTTTGCTTTCAGTGCTGAAGAAAACACGCATGCCTATTCTTTAGAGAAAGTGCCTAAAAAAATCATCAACGCCCGCATTAAAGCCTTGAATAAAATCGCCTTAAAACACCAAAACCATTCTTTTAAGGCTTTGTTAAACAAGCCCATTAAGGCGTTAGTGGAACATAAAGAGGGCGAGTATTTTTACAAAGCAAGGGATCTCAGGTGGGCGCCTGAAGTGGATGGGGAAATTTTAATCAATGACAGTGCCTTAACCACTCCTTTACAACCCGGGCATTACACGATTATGCCTAGCGCCTTTAAAGACAATATCTTACTCGCTAAGGTTTTAAGCCCTTTTTAA
- a CDS encoding phosphoribosyltransferase, whose amino-acid sequence MHYSYEAFLKDSLELAKQVERICGIPEALVCVMRGGMTLTHFLSLHWDLREVYGINAISYDTTKQQNALKIENTPTIKDHLKTILVVDEIVDSGNSLEAVLKVLQEKHPDKKFYSASLFQKTSAKYKADAFLKDAPEWIDFFWEVDLKNLKSH is encoded by the coding sequence ATGCATTATTCTTATGAAGCCTTTTTAAAAGACAGCCTGGAGTTAGCTAAACAAGTGGAGCGAATTTGCGGTATCCCAGAAGCCCTTGTGTGCGTGATGCGAGGGGGCATGACTTTGACGCATTTTTTGAGTTTGCACTGGGATTTAAGGGAAGTTTATGGCATCAATGCGATTTCTTATGACACTACTAAGCAACAAAACGCCCTAAAAATTGAAAATACCCCCACGATTAAAGATCATTTAAAAACCATTTTGGTGGTAGATGAAATCGTAGATAGCGGTAATTCTTTAGAGGCGGTACTTAAAGTGCTGCAAGAAAAACACCCTGATAAAAAGTTTTATAGCGCGAGTTTGTTCCAAAAGACAAGCGCGAAATACAAAGCCGATGCGTTTTTGAAAGACGCTCCTGAATGGATTGATTTCTTTTGGGAAGTGGATTTGAAAAATTTAAAAAGCCATTAA
- a CDS encoding pyridoxal-phosphate-dependent aminotransferase family protein gives MLLFTPGPVAINEEMRTSFSQPMPHHRTKDFEKIFQSVRENLKKMTGLEEVLLLSSSGTGAMEASVLSLCQKELLFVNAGKFGERFGKIAKAHFIKAHELVYEWDTPAQVDKILNALKANPNIDAFCIQACESSGGLRHPVEKIAQAIKETNPNVFVIVDAITALGVEPLEITHVDALIGGSQKAFMLPPAMSLIALSQKAIDRIEERNVGFYFNLKSELKNQRNNTTSYTAPILHTLGLQRYFELVQNLGGFEALYQETKRVALATQKAVLALGLKIFPKSPSLSMTTIVSEHAKELKNLLKEKYQVQFAGGQEPYKDILIRINHMGIIPVYKSAYALNALELALNDLDLRKFDGVANATFLKQYYEI, from the coding sequence ATGTTGCTTTTCACTCCAGGCCCTGTAGCCATTAATGAAGAGATGCGCACAAGCTTTTCTCAGCCAATGCCCCACCACCGCACCAAAGATTTTGAAAAGATTTTCCAAAGCGTGCGAGAAAATTTAAAAAAAATGACCGGTTTAGAAGAAGTTTTGCTTTTAAGCAGCAGCGGGACAGGGGCTATGGAAGCGAGTGTTCTTTCCTTGTGTCAAAAAGAGTTGCTTTTTGTTAATGCGGGCAAGTTTGGTGAAAGGTTTGGCAAGATCGCTAAAGCCCATTTTATCAAAGCCCATGAATTAGTCTATGAATGGGACACACCGGCTCAAGTGGATAAAATATTAAACGCGCTTAAAGCCAACCCCAACATTGATGCGTTTTGCATTCAAGCATGCGAGTCTAGTGGGGGGTTACGACACCCTGTAGAAAAAATCGCTCAAGCGATCAAAGAAACTAACCCGAATGTTTTTGTGATTGTAGATGCGATCACCGCTTTAGGGGTTGAGCCTTTAGAAATAACGCATGTTGATGCGCTCATTGGGGGGAGTCAAAAAGCGTTCATGCTACCCCCTGCGATGAGCCTAATCGCATTGAGCCAAAAGGCGATTGATCGCATAGAAGAACGCAATGTGGGGTTTTATTTCAATTTGAAGAGCGAATTGAAAAACCAAAGGAATAACACCACGAGCTACACCGCTCCTATTTTACACACTTTAGGGTTGCAACGCTATTTTGAATTGGTGCAGAATTTAGGGGGTTTTGAAGCGCTCTATCAAGAGACTAAACGAGTCGCTTTAGCCACTCAAAAAGCCGTTTTAGCGCTGGGTTTGAAGATTTTCCCTAAAAGCCCGAGCTTGAGCATGACAACGATTGTTAGCGAGCATGCCAAAGAATTAAAAAACCTTTTGAAAGAAAAATACCAGGTGCAATTTGCGGGCGGTCAAGAGCCTTATAAAGATATACTCATTCGCATCAACCACATGGGGATCATTCCTGTTTATAAAAGCGCTTACGCTTTAAACGCCCTAGAGTTAGCCTTAAACGATTTGGATTTAAGAAAATTTGACGGTGTGGCGAACGCAACTTTTTTGAAGCAATATTATGAAATTTAA
- a CDS encoding phosphatidylglycerophosphatase A family protein, whose translation MDKFNLRACFLTLFFSGYSKKAPGTIGSLVALLLGLPVLAFSANTLFLGAIFVGLIAITQIDKEEEESKRHDGSYIVIDELVGMWLAMAISGLSLAGVVLSFIFFRIYDITKPSLIGKIDKEVKGGLGVVADDALAGVLAGLSALLVIHILGFFNIKF comes from the coding sequence TTGGATAAATTTAATCTCCGCGCATGTTTTTTAACCCTTTTTTTTAGCGGGTATTCTAAAAAAGCTCCAGGAACGATAGGGAGTTTGGTGGCGTTGTTATTAGGCTTACCCGTTTTAGCTTTTTCGGCTAACACTTTGTTTTTAGGGGCGATTTTTGTTGGGCTTATCGCTATTACTCAAATAGACAAGGAAGAAGAAGAGAGTAAGAGGCATGACGGCTCTTACATTGTGATAGACGAGTTAGTGGGCATGTGGCTTGCGATGGCGATTAGCGGGTTATCGTTAGCGGGTGTGGTTTTGAGTTTTATCTTTTTTAGGATCTATGATATCACTAAACCCTCACTCATTGGCAAAATAGACAAAGAAGTTAAAGGGGGTTTAGGGGTTGTGGCTGATGACGCATTAGCGGGTGTTTTAGCCGGCTTGAGCGCGTTATTAGTCATCCATATTTTAGGATTTTTCAACATTAAATTTTAA